In Stenotrophomonas sp. ASS1, the following proteins share a genomic window:
- a CDS encoding TonB-dependent receptor, with protein MIGALLATGPVLAQESPTAGRSASPTNLDSIKVTARKREETLQEVPVAVTAFTSEALDKMNVQDISDLDAQVPNLTIYAARGASSTVTAYIRGIGQSDPTWGADPGVGIYLDDVYIARPQGALLDVFDVSRIEVLRGPQGTLYGKNTIGGAIKYISRGLPTQTEGFAQITVGNYSQLDAKAAIGGPIGGADSGLRARVAVASMNHDGFGENTFNGQPVSDKQINAARLNLGAYAGDDFDVQFALDWIDDQSGMRGSKMLAPNPFLRAYPPMDSRYDIRSGMRNLNNVESKGASATVNWRPNEDIALKYVVAKRESDSEANIDFDTAPVKLADVGGTYHDDQVSNEVQLNYDAGGRVRGVVGLYQFSGEAGGQIQNNYFSAQFADNQGKVLTDSIALYADWTFDLTSKLKLDVGARYTDEDKRAIVLNRLYADPGFSRPVAVTADFDKKTNFKNVSPKVSLDYQITPDIMVYGLATRGFKSGGYNIRANAVAVPRSAEPFDDETVDSYEVGSKMAFLDQRLFLNLSAFYNKYKDIQLSVFTGLDTNGDGVDDSFFGDFTNAGAGTVKGLEVEYQYLPSQHWLISGNLAWLDTKYDEYMDRGVNVARQMKFTNSPEFSGAFNVEYRTELANGSNLSARVSYSYQSEVWPTTDLSPVIRQQGYGLVNAGVIWRLDDAWTFSLQGTNLADKEYRTTGYNIPAVGTLIGFYGPPRQYSLSVRYDF; from the coding sequence ATGATCGGCGCGCTGCTGGCCACGGGGCCGGTACTGGCACAGGAATCACCGACGGCAGGCAGATCCGCTTCGCCGACCAACCTGGACAGCATCAAGGTTACCGCGCGCAAGCGTGAGGAAACCTTGCAGGAAGTGCCGGTGGCAGTCACCGCCTTTACCTCGGAGGCGCTGGACAAGATGAATGTCCAGGACATCAGCGACCTGGACGCGCAGGTGCCCAACCTGACCATCTACGCGGCGCGCGGCGCCAGCAGCACGGTCACCGCCTACATCCGCGGCATCGGCCAGTCCGATCCCACCTGGGGCGCCGATCCGGGTGTAGGCATCTACCTGGATGACGTCTACATCGCACGCCCGCAGGGTGCGCTGCTGGATGTGTTCGATGTCTCGCGCATCGAGGTGCTGCGCGGCCCGCAGGGCACGCTCTACGGCAAGAACACCATCGGCGGCGCGATCAAGTACATCTCGCGCGGCCTGCCCACCCAGACCGAGGGCTTCGCCCAGATCACCGTGGGCAACTACAGCCAGCTGGATGCAAAAGCGGCCATCGGCGGCCCGATTGGTGGTGCCGACAGTGGCCTGCGCGCCCGCGTGGCGGTGGCCAGCATGAACCACGACGGGTTTGGCGAGAACACCTTCAACGGCCAGCCGGTCAGTGACAAGCAGATCAACGCGGCACGCCTGAACCTGGGCGCGTACGCGGGCGATGACTTCGACGTGCAGTTCGCACTGGACTGGATCGACGATCAGTCCGGCATGCGCGGCTCGAAGATGCTGGCGCCCAATCCGTTCCTGCGCGCCTATCCACCGATGGACAGCCGCTACGACATCCGCTCGGGCATGCGCAATCTCAACAACGTGGAGAGCAAGGGTGCCTCGGCCACGGTGAACTGGCGGCCGAACGAGGACATTGCACTGAAGTACGTGGTCGCCAAGCGTGAATCGGACAGCGAGGCCAACATCGACTTCGATACCGCGCCGGTCAAGCTGGCCGACGTGGGTGGCACCTATCACGACGACCAGGTCAGCAACGAAGTGCAATTGAACTACGATGCCGGCGGCCGGGTGCGCGGTGTGGTCGGCCTGTACCAGTTCAGTGGCGAGGCTGGCGGCCAGATCCAGAACAACTACTTCAGTGCGCAGTTCGCCGACAACCAGGGCAAGGTGTTGACCGACAGCATCGCGCTGTACGCGGACTGGACCTTCGACCTGACCAGCAAACTCAAGCTGGATGTAGGCGCCCGTTACACCGACGAGGACAAGCGCGCGATCGTGCTGAACCGCCTGTACGCCGACCCGGGTTTCAGCCGGCCGGTGGCGGTGACCGCGGACTTCGACAAGAAGACCAACTTCAAGAACGTCTCGCCCAAGGTCTCGCTGGACTACCAGATCACTCCGGACATCATGGTCTACGGCCTGGCCACGCGTGGCTTCAAGTCCGGTGGCTACAACATCCGCGCCAACGCGGTGGCCGTGCCGCGCTCGGCCGAACCGTTCGATGACGAGACCGTGGACAGCTACGAGGTCGGCAGCAAGATGGCCTTCCTCGACCAGCGCCTGTTCCTCAATCTGTCGGCCTTCTACAACAAGTACAAGGACATCCAGTTGTCGGTGTTCACCGGCCTGGATACCAATGGCGATGGCGTCGATGACTCCTTCTTCGGTGATTTCACCAATGCCGGCGCAGGTACGGTCAAAGGCCTGGAAGTCGAGTACCAGTACCTGCCCAGCCAGCACTGGCTGATTTCCGGCAACCTGGCGTGGCTGGATACCAAGTACGACGAGTACATGGATCGTGGCGTCAATGTGGCCAGGCAGATGAAGTTCACCAATTCACCGGAATTCTCCGGTGCGTTCAACGTGGAATACCGCACCGAGCTGGCCAACGGCAGCAACCTGTCAGCGCGGGTGAGCTACAGCTATCAGAGCGAAGTGTGGCCGACCACTGATCTCAGTCCGGTGATCCGCCAGCAGGGTTACGGGCTGGTCAATGCCGGCGTCATCTGGCGCCTGGATGATGCGTGGACCTTCTCGCTGCAGGGCACCAACCTGGCCGACAAGGAATACCGCACCACCGGCTACAACATCCCGGCGGTCGGCACGCTGATTGGCTTCTATGGTCCGCCACGCCAATATAGCCTCAGCGTCCGTTACGATTTCTAG
- a CDS encoding alpha/beta hydrolase, whose product MTQSYDDLYWNSDDGLRLHARDHAADARQVPRGTVVCIPGLTRNGADFDALAETLTAQGWRVIAVDLRGRAGSERAHDPSSYNPRTYADDMVALLRAQNIDKAVFVGTSLGVLVTITLASRAPERIAGAVLNDAGPRVPREALARIGKYAGKPVPPMDLLQATAYVESIGKAAFPRFSTDDWRQMAVRTFRPRSDGLLELDYDPAVIRTTRPWLLWLLRPLLWRAVRGLTARVPVLVVRGALSDILPADVARQMAATSESARLVEVPDVGHAPMLSEPEARDAILTLLERVA is encoded by the coding sequence ATGACGCAGTCTTACGACGACCTGTACTGGAACAGCGACGATGGCCTGCGCCTGCACGCGCGCGACCATGCAGCGGACGCCCGGCAGGTGCCCCGCGGCACCGTGGTCTGCATTCCCGGCCTGACCCGCAATGGTGCCGATTTCGACGCACTGGCCGAAACACTCACCGCCCAGGGATGGCGCGTGATCGCCGTCGACCTGCGTGGCCGCGCCGGTTCAGAACGTGCGCACGATCCGTCCAGCTACAACCCGCGCACCTACGCCGACGACATGGTCGCGCTGCTGCGCGCGCAGAACATCGACAAGGCGGTGTTCGTCGGCACCTCATTGGGCGTGCTGGTGACCATCACCCTCGCCTCGCGCGCGCCGGAGCGGATCGCGGGCGCAGTGCTCAACGATGCCGGCCCCAGGGTGCCGCGTGAGGCGCTGGCACGGATCGGCAAGTACGCCGGCAAGCCGGTACCGCCGATGGACCTGTTGCAGGCCACGGCCTACGTGGAATCCATCGGCAAGGCCGCGTTCCCGCGCTTCAGCACCGACGACTGGCGGCAGATGGCGGTGCGCACCTTCCGCCCGCGCAGCGATGGCCTGCTGGAACTGGACTACGACCCGGCAGTGATCCGAACCACCCGGCCATGGCTGCTGTGGCTGTTGCGTCCCCTGCTGTGGCGTGCGGTTCGTGGGCTGACCGCACGCGTGCCGGTACTGGTGGTGCGCGGTGCGCTGTCCGACATCCTGCCGGCCGATGTCGCGCGGCAGATGGCGGCCACCTCGGAAAGTGCCCGCCTGGTGGAAGTGCCGGATGTGGGGCACGCTCCGATGCTGTCCGAGCCAGAGGCACGTGATGCGATCCTGACCTTGCTGGAGCGTGTGGCGTGA
- a CDS encoding MaoC family dehydratase, which produces MSAESNLPPALQALQQWAASERVSGVTHVDQARIDAFADATGDHNWIHVDPGRAQTQLPGGQTIAHGFLLLSLTVQDDVVALTGFPGIAHVLNYGLNKVRFLAPVPSGSGVRVRSQLVSLEARQPGQWLLTQRKAVERVADGELALVAEQLSLIVVVP; this is translated from the coding sequence GTGAGTGCGGAGAGCAATCTGCCTCCCGCGCTGCAGGCGTTGCAGCAGTGGGCGGCCAGCGAGCGGGTGAGTGGCGTGACCCACGTGGACCAGGCGCGCATCGATGCCTTTGCCGACGCCACCGGCGACCACAACTGGATCCACGTCGATCCAGGCCGCGCGCAGACGCAGCTGCCGGGCGGGCAGACCATCGCGCACGGTTTCCTGCTGCTCTCGCTCACCGTGCAGGACGATGTGGTCGCCCTCACCGGCTTCCCCGGCATCGCCCATGTGCTCAACTACGGCCTCAACAAGGTCCGCTTCCTGGCGCCGGTACCCAGCGGGTCGGGGGTGCGGGTACGCTCGCAGCTGGTGTCACTGGAGGCGCGCCAGCCCGGCCAGTGGCTGCTGACCCAGCGCAAGGCCGTCGAGCGGGTTGCCGATGGCGAGCTGGCACTGGTTGCTGAGCAGCTGTCACTGATCGTGGTCGTCCCCTAG
- a CDS encoding PAS-domain containing protein yields MLTPSIVLFACIAWTALLFGVALWGERRGHRLSKAWPLIYALSLAVHCTAWTYYGAASQGLQWGFPIPPTLAGMALIFAFGLPFLLRLGRLAKQHNSATIADLVVARLRADRGLGFTITLVALFGIIPYIALQLKAVSQGLGALLGDRFAPAAAQLDMSFWFALTMAAFTLLFGARKASATEPNRGIVVALGLESVLKLVALLAIGLYAALSVRQAGTPLLEKMAQLPPPAIMPDYLTMVALGAISAFTLPHQFHVGVVELRQTSDLKTARWLFPVYLLLIGLPSVPMALAGAAQLPASVSPDLYVLALPQAGDHHLLALLAYLGSLSAATGMMILSGLTLSIMLGNHGFGSRLLDGIAGGATAADLRPRVLAFRRAGILAVFLMSWLYSRAMSDTEALSDFGLMSFTALSQLAPAVLLAVYRPRTPSPAIIAGIVLGSLAWLWLVLLPMVIPATPPASGPDDLHWLSVVSLRLQSGHIAISMGASLAVNLLTVALVSRAVRPSLPRRRDAVAAASLRRTAGRFLGQERARQLMDGHAGQLLDDDRVITIERELSAVVGAGMARLLVEAARDGGAAPLDAVTRAVGEATQALRFNQRLLEAALENMSQGISVVDAQLQLVAWNSRYAALFKFPPELLQVGQPVVNLTAWALAELKIGDGPGDTRDKALQRRVAHMRRGTPHLSERIFPDNTIVEIRGNPMPGGGYVATFTDVTAFRRAEEALKRSNETLERRVQDRTARLEQAVHEAERANVAKTRFLTAVGHDLIQPLHAAQLLTDAMSQHIESEFLDSFLRQIRGALDSTDDLLSGLLDISRLEAGGLVADPRPFALSTVLDPLAQEFAVLAAARGLQFRHVRSQAWVHSDPLLLRRVLQNFLANAIRYTRHGGVLLGVRRQGQALMIGVHDTGPGIAPEQQAVVFEEFHRVDRSNGQGLGLGLTIAHRIADLLHAPLHLRSVPGHGSAFSISVQRAAPPVTPRSPAPTGGSNALKGIRILVVDNDPDALEAMRQLLLSWGCDVIAAGSADAIGPSAHEAALWLFDYHLDDGDTGVALWQRLADMHGQRPTVILSADTGSDTREAVRGAGLSLLNKPFKPLALRWAINHLLAATATH; encoded by the coding sequence ATGTTGACGCCCTCCATCGTCCTCTTCGCCTGCATTGCATGGACCGCACTGCTGTTTGGCGTGGCGCTGTGGGGTGAGCGCCGGGGGCACCGGCTTTCGAAGGCATGGCCGCTCATCTATGCGCTGTCGCTGGCCGTGCACTGCACCGCGTGGACCTACTACGGCGCGGCCTCGCAGGGGCTGCAATGGGGCTTCCCCATTCCACCCACCCTGGCCGGCATGGCGTTGATCTTTGCCTTCGGCCTGCCGTTCCTGCTCCGCCTGGGGCGGCTGGCCAAGCAGCACAACAGTGCCACCATCGCTGATCTGGTCGTCGCACGACTGCGTGCCGATCGCGGCCTCGGCTTCACCATCACTCTGGTGGCACTGTTCGGCATCATTCCCTACATCGCCCTGCAGTTGAAGGCTGTCAGTCAGGGCTTGGGCGCGCTGCTGGGCGATCGTTTCGCGCCTGCTGCCGCGCAGCTGGACATGTCGTTCTGGTTCGCGCTGACGATGGCCGCGTTCACCCTGCTGTTCGGTGCACGCAAGGCATCGGCCACCGAGCCCAATCGTGGCATTGTGGTCGCCCTGGGGCTGGAGTCGGTGTTGAAGCTGGTGGCGCTGCTCGCCATTGGCCTCTATGCGGCGCTGTCGGTGCGCCAGGCGGGCACGCCGCTGCTGGAAAAGATGGCGCAGCTGCCGCCACCGGCCATCATGCCGGACTATCTGACCATGGTCGCGCTGGGCGCGATCTCCGCGTTCACCCTGCCGCACCAGTTCCATGTCGGCGTGGTCGAACTGCGCCAGACCTCGGACCTGAAGACGGCACGCTGGTTGTTCCCGGTCTACCTGCTGCTGATCGGGCTGCCGTCGGTGCCGATGGCGCTGGCCGGTGCCGCGCAGCTGCCCGCATCGGTGTCGCCTGACCTGTACGTGCTGGCGCTGCCGCAGGCCGGTGACCACCACCTGCTGGCCTTGCTGGCCTATCTGGGCAGCCTGAGCGCCGCCACCGGCATGATGATCCTGTCCGGGCTGACCCTGTCGATCATGCTCGGCAACCATGGCTTCGGCTCACGGTTGCTGGACGGCATAGCCGGCGGTGCCACGGCGGCCGACCTGCGTCCACGCGTGCTGGCCTTCCGCCGTGCCGGCATCCTCGCCGTGTTCCTGATGTCGTGGCTGTACAGCCGGGCGATGAGCGACACCGAGGCACTCAGCGATTTCGGCCTGATGTCCTTCACCGCCCTCTCGCAGCTGGCGCCGGCGGTCCTGCTGGCGGTGTATCGCCCGCGCACGCCCTCTCCGGCCATCATCGCCGGCATCGTGCTGGGGTCGTTGGCCTGGCTGTGGCTGGTGCTGCTGCCGATGGTGATCCCTGCCACGCCCCCCGCCTCGGGGCCCGATGACCTGCACTGGCTGTCCGTGGTCTCGCTGCGCCTGCAATCGGGCCATATCGCCATCAGCATGGGCGCCAGTCTGGCGGTCAACCTGCTGACGGTTGCGCTGGTGTCGCGCGCGGTGCGTCCCTCGTTGCCGCGACGACGGGATGCGGTGGCGGCAGCCTCGCTGCGCAGGACGGCCGGACGCTTCCTCGGCCAGGAGCGGGCCCGGCAACTGATGGATGGGCATGCCGGGCAGCTGCTGGACGACGACCGGGTCATCACCATCGAACGCGAACTGAGCGCCGTGGTCGGCGCGGGCATGGCGCGCCTGCTGGTGGAGGCCGCTCGCGATGGCGGTGCCGCGCCCTTGGATGCGGTAACCCGTGCTGTAGGCGAAGCCACCCAGGCGCTGCGCTTCAACCAGCGCCTGCTGGAAGCGGCGCTGGAAAACATGAGCCAGGGCATCAGCGTGGTCGACGCGCAGCTGCAGCTGGTGGCCTGGAACAGCCGCTACGCCGCGTTGTTCAAGTTTCCGCCCGAGTTGCTGCAGGTCGGGCAGCCGGTGGTCAATCTGACAGCGTGGGCGCTGGCCGAACTGAAGATCGGCGACGGCCCTGGTGACACTCGCGACAAGGCTTTGCAGCGTCGCGTCGCACACATGCGGCGTGGCACGCCGCATCTGTCCGAACGGATCTTCCCCGACAACACCATCGTCGAGATCCGTGGCAATCCAATGCCCGGCGGTGGCTACGTGGCCACCTTCACCGACGTCACCGCCTTCCGCCGCGCCGAGGAAGCGCTCAAGCGCAGCAATGAAACCCTGGAGCGCCGCGTACAGGACCGCACCGCACGGCTGGAACAGGCAGTGCACGAAGCCGAGCGCGCGAACGTTGCCAAGACACGCTTCCTGACGGCGGTCGGCCACGACCTGATCCAGCCGCTGCATGCGGCACAGCTGTTGACCGATGCGATGTCGCAGCACATCGAATCGGAGTTCCTCGACAGTTTCCTGCGCCAGATCCGTGGTGCGCTGGACTCCACCGACGACCTGCTGTCCGGGCTGCTGGATATCTCCCGTCTTGAGGCGGGCGGGCTGGTCGCCGATCCGCGCCCCTTCGCGCTGTCGACCGTCCTGGATCCGCTCGCGCAGGAGTTCGCGGTACTGGCGGCGGCGCGCGGCCTGCAGTTCCGCCATGTACGGAGCCAGGCCTGGGTCCATAGCGACCCCCTGCTGCTGCGCCGGGTGCTGCAGAACTTCCTGGCCAATGCCATTCGTTACACCCGCCATGGCGGTGTGTTGCTGGGTGTGCGCCGCCAGGGGCAGGCACTGATGATCGGCGTGCATGACACCGGCCCCGGCATTGCTCCGGAGCAGCAGGCGGTGGTGTTCGAGGAATTCCACCGGGTCGACCGCAGCAACGGCCAGGGACTGGGACTGGGCTTGACCATCGCCCACCGCATCGCCGATCTGCTGCATGCACCCTTGCACCTGCGCAGCGTGCCCGGGCACGGCTCGGCCTTCTCGATCAGCGTGCAACGCGCAGCACCGCCAGTGACCCCGCGCAGTCCGGCACCGACGGGTGGCAGCAACGCCCTCAAGGGTATCCGCATACTGGTAGTGGACAACGACCCGGACGCGCTGGAGGCGATGCGGCAACTGCTGCTTTCCTGGGGCTGCGACGTCATCGCGGCAGGCAGCGCCGATGCCATCGGGCCCTCAGCGCACGAGGCGGCGCTGTGGCTGTTCGACTATCACCTGGATGACGGCGATACCGGTGTTGCGCTGTGGCAGCGGCTTGCGGACATGCATGGACAGCGGCCGACGGTGATCCTCAGTGCGGATACCGGCAGCGATACACGCGAGGCGGTGCGCGGCGCTGGGCTGTCCCTGCTCAACAAGCCGTTCAAGCCGTTGGCGCTGCGCTGGGCGATCAACCACCTGCTGGCGGCCACTGCCACGCACTGA